The Sphingomonas sanxanigenens DSM 19645 = NX02 genome includes a region encoding these proteins:
- a CDS encoding DUF885 domain-containing protein — protein sequence MDRRHFLAAGTASVALSMVPGRVFAQPASGDAALNARFDQIFNDAVKRSPEIASSLGLDKGANAALKAKLSDATIEERVRELAETKKAIASVEAVDTKTLSPAAVLNREVILYSLRSQTIAPETFQLDSVIRPYRIFQQGGAYFSIPDFLNTAHTIATREDSDAYLSRLEAFATVLDQDSAVQKQEAARGFLAPGWSIDLTLGQMTGLRAQPYATCSMVKSLADRAAAKGIAGDWAARAASIVETKVYPALDRQIALMKALRPTTRPGDGDWRLPDGDAIYQAAIRQATTTDFTAEQVHQMGLQQVAEISAELDKILKSQGFTKGGIGERLAALNVDPAQLYPGTDAGKAALIASLNEGVKAMYARLPQAFATLPTQPLEVRAVPVEIQDGASNGYYHRAALDGSRPAIYFINLKDVGDWPKYSLPSLTYHEGVPGHHLQISIAQESKDIPTLRKVGFFSAYSEGWALYAEQLADELKAYANPLERAGYLQSFLFRAARLVVDTGIHTKRWDVARATDYLVTTTGFARPRCQREVERYCTQGGQALSYKIGHIAWTRARAKAQAALGPKFDLKAFHEILRQGAMPLTMLEAQVDAWIKAA from the coding sequence ATGGATCGTCGTCATTTCCTCGCGGCCGGCACGGCCAGCGTCGCGCTGTCGATGGTGCCCGGCCGGGTGTTCGCGCAGCCGGCGAGCGGCGATGCGGCGCTCAACGCGCGCTTCGATCAGATTTTCAACGATGCCGTGAAGCGCTCACCCGAAATTGCGAGCTCGCTGGGGCTCGACAAGGGCGCGAACGCGGCGCTGAAGGCGAAATTGTCCGACGCGACGATCGAGGAGCGCGTACGCGAACTCGCCGAGACGAAGAAGGCGATCGCCTCGGTAGAGGCGGTCGATACCAAGACATTGTCGCCGGCGGCGGTGCTCAACCGCGAGGTGATCCTCTATTCGCTGCGCAGCCAGACGATCGCACCCGAGACGTTCCAGCTCGATTCGGTGATCCGCCCCTATCGGATCTTCCAGCAGGGCGGCGCCTATTTCTCGATCCCCGACTTCCTCAACACCGCGCACACCATCGCGACGCGGGAGGACAGCGACGCCTATCTGTCGCGGCTGGAGGCGTTCGCCACCGTGCTAGATCAGGACAGCGCGGTGCAGAAGCAAGAGGCCGCGCGCGGTTTCCTCGCGCCCGGCTGGTCGATCGACCTGACTCTGGGCCAGATGACCGGGCTGCGCGCACAGCCTTACGCCACCTGCAGCATGGTCAAGTCGCTCGCCGATCGCGCGGCGGCGAAGGGCATCGCCGGCGACTGGGCGGCCAGGGCCGCATCGATCGTCGAGACCAAGGTCTATCCGGCGCTCGATCGCCAGATCGCGCTGATGAAGGCACTGCGCCCGACGACCAGGCCGGGCGACGGCGACTGGCGCCTGCCCGATGGCGACGCGATCTACCAGGCGGCGATCCGCCAGGCGACGACCACCGACTTCACCGCCGAACAGGTCCACCAGATGGGCCTCCAGCAGGTCGCCGAAATCAGCGCCGAACTGGACAAGATCCTGAAGTCGCAGGGCTTCACCAAGGGCGGCATCGGCGAGCGGCTGGCCGCGCTCAACGTCGACCCCGCGCAGCTCTATCCGGGGACGGACGCGGGCAAGGCGGCGCTGATCGCCAGCCTCAACGAGGGCGTGAAGGCGATGTACGCCAGGCTGCCGCAGGCGTTCGCGACCTTGCCGACCCAGCCGCTGGAAGTGCGCGCGGTACCGGTGGAGATCCAGGACGGCGCCTCCAACGGCTATTATCACCGGGCCGCGCTCGACGGCTCGCGCCCGGCGATCTACTTCATCAACCTCAAGGATGTCGGCGACTGGCCGAAATATTCGCTGCCCTCGCTGACCTATCATGAAGGCGTGCCGGGCCATCACCTGCAGATCAGCATCGCGCAGGAATCGAAGGACATCCCGACCCTGCGCAAGGTGGGCTTCTTCTCGGCCTATTCGGAAGGCTGGGCGCTCTATGCCGAACAGCTTGCCGACGAACTGAAGGCCTATGCCAACCCGCTCGAGCGGGCGGGCTATCTCCAGTCCTTCCTGTTCCGCGCGGCACGGCTGGTGGTCGATACCGGCATCCACACCAAGCGCTGGGACGTCGCACGCGCGACCGACTATCTCGTCACCACCACCGGCTTCGCCCGCCCGCGCTGCCAGCGCGAGGTGGAGCGCTATTGCACGCAGGGCGGCCAGGCGCTGAGCTACAAGATCGGCCACATCGCCTGGACCCGCGCGCGGGCGAAGGCGCAGGCGGCACTGGGGCCGAAGTTCGACCTGAAGGCCTTCCACGAGATCCTGCGGCAGGGCGCGATGCCGCTGACGATGCTGGAGGCGCAGGTGGACGCCTGGATCAAGGCGGCGTGA
- a CDS encoding mannose-1-phosphate guanylyltransferase/mannose-6-phosphate isomerase, whose product MTDTLITPVILSGGSGTRLWPMSRPEKPKQLLALTADETMLQLTAQRVGDLARFACPIVVANALHADQIETQLTEVGCAPQALILEPIARNTAPAIALAALICAPETPLLVMPSDHVVEDVDAFRAAIEALLPFVNDGWLATFGITPDAPETGYGYIKIGAEEAPGVRRVERFVEKPDRATAEAMIAAGDHVWNGGIFMFRADVYLGALAAHAPEMVEAARRAIDEGKRDGARIYPDPIAFGASPSDSIDYAVMEKAWRVAVAPVKMGWSDVGSWDALHALSALDGEGNAHQGEVIAIDSRNCLIRSDGIRVAAVGLDDLIIVASGDSVLVLPRGRSQDVKKIVEALKDR is encoded by the coding sequence ATGACTGATACTCTCATTACCCCGGTGATCCTCTCCGGCGGCTCCGGCACGCGGCTCTGGCCGATGTCGCGGCCCGAGAAGCCCAAGCAATTGCTGGCGCTGACCGCGGACGAAACGATGCTGCAGCTTACCGCGCAGCGCGTCGGCGATCTGGCGCGCTTCGCCTGCCCGATCGTCGTCGCCAATGCGCTGCATGCCGACCAGATCGAAACCCAGCTCACCGAGGTGGGCTGCGCGCCGCAAGCGCTCATCCTTGAACCGATCGCGCGCAACACGGCGCCGGCGATCGCGCTCGCGGCGCTGATCTGCGCACCCGAAACGCCGCTGCTGGTGATGCCCAGCGACCATGTCGTCGAAGATGTCGACGCGTTCCGCGCCGCGATCGAGGCGTTGCTGCCCTTCGTCAATGACGGCTGGCTGGCCACCTTCGGCATCACCCCCGACGCGCCCGAGACCGGCTATGGCTATATCAAGATCGGCGCGGAGGAGGCCCCTGGCGTAAGACGCGTCGAGCGCTTCGTCGAGAAGCCCGACCGTGCGACGGCCGAAGCGATGATCGCCGCCGGCGATCATGTGTGGAACGGCGGCATCTTCATGTTCCGCGCCGACGTCTATCTCGGCGCGCTCGCCGCGCATGCCCCCGAGATGGTGGAGGCCGCGCGCCGCGCGATCGACGAAGGCAAGCGCGACGGCGCGCGCATCTATCCCGATCCGATCGCGTTCGGCGCCAGCCCGTCCGACTCGATCGACTATGCGGTGATGGAAAAGGCGTGGCGGGTCGCGGTGGCCCCGGTGAAGATGGGCTGGTCCGACGTGGGCAGCTGGGATGCGCTCCACGCGCTCAGCGCGCTCGACGGCGAAGGCAATGCGCACCAGGGTGAGGTGATCGCGATCGACTCGCGCAACTGCCTGATCCGCAGTGACGGCATCCGCGTCGCCGCGGTCGGCCTCGATGACCTCATCATCGTCGCCTCGGGCGATTCGGTGCTGGTGCTGCCGCGCGGTCGTTCGCAGGACGTGAAGAAGATCGTCGAGGCGCTGAAGGACCGGTGA
- a CDS encoding ATP-binding protein encodes MSQEALAAHLARIADALDRISPPPAAQADPLAAPAYHWQAGLLTSTRDFRPLPLALLTGIDAQKEAVVGNGRRLAGGHAAHDVLLWGARGTGKSALVKAMVGALQNEGAAIALIEVAADALATLPRLFALIADTPRAFALFIDDIGFEENGAEARTLRSLLEGGAEARPANARLHVTSNRRHIVARDLREQDSPINPRDEADDKLALADRFGLSIGFHTVDQDNYVAMVAAYARRFDLSFDAADAIRWATQRGSRSGRVAWQYVVELAGRAGKPL; translated from the coding sequence ATGTCACAGGAAGCTCTCGCCGCCCATCTCGCCCGGATCGCCGACGCGCTCGACCGGATCTCACCGCCGCCGGCCGCGCAGGCGGACCCGCTCGCGGCGCCCGCCTATCATTGGCAGGCCGGGCTTTTGACGTCGACGCGGGACTTTCGGCCGCTGCCGCTGGCCTTGCTGACCGGCATCGATGCGCAAAAGGAAGCGGTCGTCGGGAATGGCCGGCGCCTCGCCGGCGGCCATGCGGCGCATGACGTGCTGCTATGGGGTGCGCGCGGCACCGGCAAGTCGGCGCTGGTCAAGGCGATGGTTGGTGCGCTGCAAAATGAAGGCGCAGCAATTGCGCTGATCGAGGTCGCGGCCGACGCGCTCGCGACGTTGCCAAGGCTGTTCGCGCTGATTGCGGATACGCCGCGCGCCTTCGCCCTGTTCATCGACGATATCGGGTTCGAGGAGAACGGCGCCGAGGCGCGCACCCTGCGCTCGCTGCTGGAAGGCGGCGCCGAGGCGCGCCCGGCCAATGCGCGGCTGCACGTCACCTCCAACCGCCGCCACATCGTCGCGCGCGACCTGCGCGAGCAGGACAGCCCAATCAACCCGCGCGACGAAGCGGACGACAAGCTCGCGCTCGCCGATCGCTTCGGCCTTTCGATCGGCTTCCACACCGTCGACCAGGACAATTATGTCGCGATGGTCGCCGCCTATGCCCGCAGGTTCGACCTGAGCTTCGACGCCGCCGACGCGATCCGCTGGGCGACGCAGCGCGGCAGCCGTTCGGGCCGGGTGGCGTGGCAATATGTCGTCGAACTCGCGGGCCGGGCGGGCAAGCCGCTGTAG
- a CDS encoding ABC-F family ATP-binding cassette domain-containing protein, which translates to MAAPILSYEDLGIVQGSGWLFRHLDIFVGERDRLALIGRNGAGKSTLLKLLAGKIDSDEGRRTIVPGTRVILLEQEPSLAGHATLRDYALAGPDAPEAHEVEAIADQIGIDLSRESATASGGERRRAAIARALAMDPDVLLLDEPTNHLDIAAIDWLESWLQRFSGAFVAISHDRTFLTRLTRQTLWMDRGSIRRAEIGFGGFDAWTEKVFEEEQRNAERLDAKLKIEEHWLQRGVTGRRRRNQGRLAKLKDMRAQRAAMIGPQGTAALAIGSDDVRTKVVIDAEGVTKRFGERAVITDFTFRVTRGDRIGVVGGNGAGKTTLLRLLTGELQPDEGRIKLAKTLDGVVIDQQRSLMAPEKRVRDVLADGGDWIEVLGEKKHVHGYLKEFLFEPSMADARVGTLSGGERSRVLLAREFARRSNLLVLDEPTNDLDMETLDLLQEVIADYDGTVLIVSHDRDFLDRTVTVTLGLDGSGKVDIVAGGYEDWERQRAPKQEAKRPSAPKADVPAAPKARTKLSYKDQRDLDQLPARIEELEAAIARDEAALADPDLYTKNPDRFAALTKAIDKARDDKDAAELRWLELAEMAEALG; encoded by the coding sequence ATGGCGGCACCAATACTTTCCTATGAGGATCTCGGCATTGTGCAGGGATCCGGCTGGCTTTTCCGGCACCTCGACATCTTCGTCGGCGAACGCGACCGGCTGGCGCTGATCGGGCGCAACGGCGCGGGCAAGTCGACCTTGCTCAAGCTGCTCGCCGGCAAGATCGACAGCGATGAGGGCCGCCGCACGATCGTGCCGGGTACCCGCGTGATCCTGCTGGAACAGGAACCCTCGCTCGCCGGCCACGCGACCCTGCGCGACTATGCGCTCGCCGGGCCGGACGCGCCCGAGGCGCATGAGGTGGAAGCGATCGCCGACCAGATCGGCATCGACCTGTCGCGCGAGTCGGCGACCGCGTCGGGCGGCGAGCGGCGCCGCGCCGCGATCGCACGCGCGCTGGCGATGGATCCGGACGTGCTGCTGCTCGACGAGCCGACCAACCATCTCGACATCGCCGCGATCGACTGGCTGGAAAGCTGGCTGCAGCGCTTCTCCGGCGCGTTCGTCGCGATCAGCCACGACCGCACCTTCCTGACCCGGCTGACCCGCCAGACCCTGTGGATGGACCGCGGCAGCATCCGCCGCGCCGAGATCGGCTTCGGCGGGTTCGACGCGTGGACCGAGAAGGTGTTCGAGGAAGAACAGCGCAACGCCGAGCGGCTCGACGCCAAGCTCAAGATCGAGGAGCATTGGCTGCAGCGCGGCGTCACCGGCCGCCGCCGGCGCAACCAGGGCCGCCTCGCCAAGTTGAAGGATATGCGTGCGCAGCGCGCGGCGATGATCGGGCCGCAGGGCACCGCCGCGCTCGCCATCGGCAGCGACGATGTGCGCACCAAGGTGGTGATCGATGCGGAGGGCGTCACCAAGCGCTTCGGCGAGCGCGCGGTGATCACGGATTTCACCTTCCGCGTGACGCGCGGCGATCGCATCGGCGTGGTCGGCGGCAATGGCGCGGGCAAGACCACCCTGCTGCGCCTGCTGACCGGCGAACTCCAACCCGACGAGGGCCGGATCAAGCTGGCGAAGACGCTGGACGGCGTGGTCATCGACCAGCAGCGCAGCCTGATGGCGCCGGAGAAGCGCGTCCGCGACGTGCTCGCCGATGGCGGCGACTGGATCGAGGTGCTCGGCGAGAAGAAGCATGTCCACGGCTATCTGAAGGAGTTCCTGTTCGAGCCGTCGATGGCCGATGCGCGCGTCGGCACCTTGTCGGGCGGCGAACGCTCGCGCGTGCTGCTCGCCCGCGAATTCGCGCGGCGCAGCAACCTGCTGGTGCTCGACGAGCCGACCAACGATCTCGACATGGAGACGCTGGACCTGCTGCAGGAAGTGATCGCCGACTATGACGGCACCGTCCTGATCGTCAGCCACGACCGCGACTTCCTCGACCGCACCGTGACGGTGACGCTCGGTCTCGACGGATCGGGCAAGGTCGATATCGTCGCCGGCGGATACGAGGATTGGGAACGCCAGCGCGCTCCGAAGCAGGAGGCGAAGCGACCCTCTGCTCCCAAAGCCGATGTGCCAGCGGCCCCCAAGGCGCGCACCAAGCTCAGCTACAAGGACCAGCGCGACCTCGACCAGCTGCCGGCGCGCATCGAGGAACTCGAAGCCGCCATCGCCCGCGACGAGGCGGCGCTGGCCGATCCGGATCTCTACACGAAGAACCCGGACCGCTTCGCCGCGCTCACCAAGGCGATCGACAAGGCCCGCGACGACAAGGATGCGGCGGAACTGCGCTGGCTGGAACTGGCGGAAATGGCCGAGGCGCTGGGATAA
- a CDS encoding EF-hand domain-containing protein has protein sequence MPIRIPLRYRMTFVTLATFAAATTGVPANAQRFGGGDHFADADVDGDGTITREEFAAARARSFDKLDRNDDGVVRKGDFSRLARFKPDAAQRLQRMIDAADTNRDGKVTRDEFVAAPSPLFDRADTNGDGVLSKAEADAARSALAAAKKR, from the coding sequence ATGCCCATCCGCATTCCCCTTCGCTACCGCATGACGTTCGTGACGCTGGCGACCTTCGCCGCGGCGACGACCGGCGTGCCCGCCAACGCGCAGCGCTTCGGCGGCGGCGATCATTTCGCCGATGCCGATGTCGATGGTGACGGCACCATCACCCGCGAGGAGTTCGCCGCCGCCCGCGCACGGAGCTTCGACAAGCTCGATCGCAATGATGACGGCGTCGTCCGGAAGGGCGACTTCAGCCGGCTCGCCAGGTTCAAGCCCGATGCCGCGCAGCGGCTGCAGCGCATGATCGACGCTGCCGACACCAATCGCGACGGCAAGGTTACCCGCGACGAATTCGTGGCCGCGCCCTCGCCGCTATTCGACCGCGCCGACACCAATGGCGACGGCGTACTCTCCAAGGCCGAGGCGGACGCGGCGCGCAGTGCGCTCGCCGCCGCGAAGAAGCGATAG
- a CDS encoding response regulator translates to MADTSFIALVEDDDEIRDLVAALLRREGFEVGACRTAEEFDRLHARRRIDLAVLDLMLPGEDGLSLCRRLHATSETPVLMVTARGDDIDRIIGLEVGADDYLPKPFNPRELIARVRAILRRTRDRPRVHTSLPVERYGFVGWSFDAGGRQLTDPDGSPVTLTGGEHDLLLCFVRHPQRVLNRDQLLDWTRGRNAEPFDRTIDVQLSRLRAKLALHESGRDLIKTVRGGGYVLAAPVDQG, encoded by the coding sequence ATGGCCGACACCAGCTTCATCGCCCTCGTCGAGGATGATGACGAGATCCGCGATCTCGTCGCCGCGCTGCTCAGGCGCGAGGGATTCGAGGTCGGCGCCTGCCGCACCGCGGAGGAGTTCGACCGGCTGCACGCACGCCGCCGCATCGACCTCGCCGTGCTCGATCTGATGCTGCCGGGCGAGGACGGGCTATCGCTGTGCCGCCGCCTTCACGCCACCAGCGAAACGCCGGTGCTGATGGTGACCGCGCGCGGCGACGACATCGATCGCATCATCGGGCTGGAGGTCGGCGCTGACGATTATCTGCCCAAACCGTTCAACCCGCGCGAACTGATCGCCCGCGTCCGCGCGATCCTGCGGCGGACGCGCGATCGTCCGCGCGTCCACACCAGCCTGCCGGTCGAGCGCTACGGGTTCGTCGGCTGGTCGTTCGATGCCGGCGGCCGGCAGCTCACCGACCCCGATGGCAGCCCGGTGACGCTGACCGGCGGCGAGCATGACCTGCTGCTGTGCTTCGTCCGCCATCCGCAACGCGTGCTCAACCGCGATCAGCTGCTCGACTGGACGCGCGGCCGCAATGCCGAGCCGTTCGACCGGACGATCGACGTCCAGCTCAGCCGGTTGCGCGCCAAGCTCGCGCTGCATGAGAGCGGCCGCGACCTGATCAAGACCGTGCGTGGCGGCGGCTATGTGTTGGCGGCGCCGGTCGACCAGGGCTGA
- a CDS encoding sterol desaturase family protein produces the protein MPELAKSPMFVGLVLALVLGELVWRLRSGRGYSWTTARTTLGLAAGNFVIGAANVVVLGAAYAAVWALTPLRLPLDDWRTWAAAFLLVEFAYYWFHRASHRVRWMWATHAVHHSAEQMTLLSSMRLGWTNLFSLGWTFYLPIVAMGFDPRLVLGMIALNLRYQFFLHTEAVGRLGPLEWIFNTPAHHRAHHASNDCYIDRNYGGVLIVFDRLFGTLAPRRDEPIRYGLAHRKDETNPIRLALREWGILFADMRKAGSVKAAVRMALSPP, from the coding sequence ATGCCCGAACTCGCCAAATCGCCCATGTTCGTTGGGCTGGTGCTGGCGCTGGTCCTCGGCGAACTGGTGTGGCGGCTGCGCAGCGGCCGCGGCTATAGCTGGACGACCGCGCGCACGACGCTGGGCCTCGCCGCCGGCAACTTCGTGATCGGAGCGGCCAATGTCGTGGTGCTCGGCGCGGCCTATGCGGCAGTCTGGGCGCTCACCCCGCTGCGCCTGCCGCTCGACGACTGGCGGACCTGGGCCGCGGCCTTCCTGCTGGTCGAGTTCGCCTATTACTGGTTCCACCGCGCGAGCCACCGCGTCCGCTGGATGTGGGCGACGCACGCGGTGCACCATTCCGCCGAGCAGATGACCTTGCTGTCCTCGATGCGGCTGGGCTGGACGAACCTGTTCTCGCTCGGCTGGACCTTCTACCTGCCGATCGTCGCGATGGGTTTCGATCCGCGGCTCGTGCTGGGGATGATCGCGCTCAACCTGCGCTACCAGTTCTTTCTCCACACCGAGGCGGTCGGCCGGCTCGGGCCGCTCGAATGGATCTTCAACACCCCGGCGCACCACCGCGCGCACCACGCCTCGAACGATTGCTATATCGATCGCAACTATGGCGGCGTGCTGATCGTCTTCGACCGGCTGTTCGGCACGCTCGCGCCGCGCCGCGACGAACCGATCCGCTACGGCCTCGCGCATCGGAAGGACGAGACCAACCCGATCCGGCTCGCCTTGCGCGAATGGGGGATATTGTTCGCCGACATGCGCAAGGCGGGATCGGTGAAGGCGGCGGTGCGGATGGCGCTGTCGCCGCCGTGA
- a CDS encoding ATP-binding protein, whose protein sequence is MSLAANLTMRLGAIMIVGFVLLQLGIVASLGYPDGGEAGRPYSLPRPSQLAAIVEAIEVQPPARRTQMIEAFDGALYTVRLAGAAPPPRRAAVGTALQRLGNGYRMQLGRPVRLDARRGPLGRWFGDRSGPGRLLALVRVTVALRGGGWLVIESRPSAGMRTYLRRRSILATAGGIVLILILLLAVRQTARPISRVAAGVRGFAAGHDTPDLPELGPRDVRELARAFNEMKGRIAGLMAERTRMLAAIAHDLRTYLTRLRLRAEFIDDEAQRRRAITDIGEMAMLVDDTMLFAALDSEHGGGADADEPMRRAPVDLLAAVVRLVAARREMGQTVMLSTPVDQRPADERLVVRAPPLALDRIFDNLVGNALRHGSQAEVRIEQAGRFARLIVADDGPGVPADQLERLAEPFHRLDPSRDRGAGAGAGLGLAIVRALTVQMGGTLHFGRAAIGGLAVEVRLPLA, encoded by the coding sequence ATGTCGCTTGCGGCCAACCTGACGATGCGGCTGGGCGCGATCATGATCGTCGGCTTCGTGCTTCTGCAATTGGGGATCGTGGCGTCGCTGGGCTATCCGGACGGCGGCGAAGCTGGACGCCCCTACAGCCTCCCCCGCCCTTCGCAACTTGCCGCGATCGTCGAAGCGATCGAGGTGCAGCCGCCGGCGCGACGCACCCAGATGATCGAGGCGTTCGATGGCGCTCTCTACACCGTCCGCCTCGCCGGCGCCGCCCCGCCCCCGCGCCGTGCCGCGGTGGGCACCGCGCTGCAGCGGCTCGGTAACGGCTATCGCATGCAGCTCGGCCGGCCGGTGCGGCTCGACGCGCGGCGCGGGCCGCTCGGTCGCTGGTTCGGCGATCGCAGCGGGCCCGGCCGCCTCCTCGCGCTCGTCCGCGTCACCGTGGCGCTGCGGGGCGGCGGTTGGCTGGTGATCGAGAGCAGGCCCTCCGCCGGGATGCGCACCTATCTGCGGCGGCGGTCGATCCTCGCCACTGCGGGCGGCATCGTCCTGATCCTGATCCTGTTGCTCGCGGTGCGGCAGACGGCGCGGCCGATCAGCCGCGTCGCCGCCGGGGTGCGCGGCTTCGCCGCCGGCCACGACACCCCCGACCTGCCCGAACTGGGCCCCCGCGACGTGCGCGAACTGGCGCGCGCGTTCAACGAGATGAAGGGCCGCATCGCCGGGCTGATGGCCGAGCGCACGCGGATGCTGGCGGCGATCGCGCATGACCTGCGCACCTACCTCACCCGCCTGCGCCTTCGCGCCGAATTCATCGACGACGAGGCGCAGCGCAGGCGTGCGATCACCGACATCGGCGAGATGGCGATGCTGGTCGACGACACGATGCTGTTCGCCGCGCTCGACAGCGAGCACGGCGGCGGCGCCGATGCCGACGAACCGATGCGCCGCGCACCGGTGGACCTTCTCGCCGCGGTCGTCCGGCTGGTCGCGGCGCGCCGCGAGATGGGGCAGACCGTGATGCTGTCGACGCCTGTCGACCAACGGCCCGCCGATGAACGGCTCGTCGTCCGTGCCCCGCCGCTCGCGCTCGATCGCATCTTCGACAATCTCGTCGGCAACGCGCTGCGCCATGGCAGCCAGGCGGAAGTCCGCATCGAACAGGCCGGCAGATTCGCTCGGCTGATCGTCGCGGATGACGGACCCGGCGTCCCCGCGGACCAACTGGAGCGCCTTGCCGAGCCCTTCCACCGCCTCGATCCCTCCCGAGACCGCGGCGCCGGCGCCGGCGCGGGCCTCGGCCTCGCCATCGTCCGCGCGCTCACCGTGCAGATGGGCGGCACCCTGCACTTCGGCCGCGCCGCGATCGGCGGGCTCGCGGTGGAGGTCCGGCTGCCGCTCGCCTGA
- a CDS encoding class I SAM-dependent methyltransferase, giving the protein MILPNTPQHAGHVAGHYDELDRVYRECWGEHVHHGLWTSGRETPGQAVEALIDMVADRLAIAPGMACADIGCGYGGTARRIALTCGARVAGFTLSAGQARYAAGHPVPGVSVMVRDWLTNGLPDAAFDRAWSIESSEHMVDKPRFFAEAQRVLRPGGRFAVCAWLAETGASPRKVRHLLEPICREGRLPSMGTREEYEAMARAAGFVALGYEDISRRVAKTWTISGRRFLGKLVTDRWYRRLLRDAENRVFALSVPRLILAYRTGAMRYGVFLWEKPR; this is encoded by the coding sequence ATGATCCTGCCCAACACGCCCCAGCATGCCGGGCATGTCGCCGGCCATTATGACGAGCTGGATCGCGTCTATCGCGAATGCTGGGGGGAGCATGTCCATCATGGCCTGTGGACCAGCGGGCGAGAGACGCCGGGGCAGGCGGTGGAGGCGCTGATCGACATGGTCGCCGATCGGCTGGCGATCGCGCCGGGCATGGCCTGCGCCGATATCGGCTGCGGTTATGGCGGCACTGCGCGGCGGATCGCCCTGACCTGCGGTGCGCGCGTGGCGGGCTTCACGTTGTCGGCCGGGCAGGCGCGCTACGCCGCCGGCCATCCGGTGCCCGGGGTGTCGGTAATGGTGCGCGACTGGCTGACAAACGGCCTGCCCGATGCGGCGTTCGACCGCGCCTGGTCGATCGAAAGCAGCGAACATATGGTCGATAAGCCGCGTTTCTTCGCCGAGGCGCAGCGCGTGCTCCGGCCCGGCGGGCGCTTCGCGGTCTGCGCATGGCTGGCGGAGACCGGCGCGTCGCCGCGCAAGGTGCGGCATCTGCTCGAACCGATCTGCCGCGAGGGCCGGCTGCCCTCGATGGGCACGCGCGAGGAGTATGAGGCGATGGCGCGCGCCGCGGGTTTCGTGGCGCTCGGCTATGAGGATATCAGCCGCCGCGTGGCGAAGACCTGGACGATCTCGGGCCGGCGCTTCCTCGGCAAGCTCGTCACCGATCGCTGGTATCGCCGGCTGCTGCGCGATGCCGAGAACCGCGTCTTCGCGCTCAGCGTGCCGCGGCTGATCCTCGCCTATCGCACCGGGGCGATGCGCTATGGCGTGTTCCTGTGGGAAAAGCCGCGCTGA